The sequence below is a genomic window from Draconibacterium halophilum.
TCACAGCAGACAGAAAGACGGTAAAGAGATTATGGAATTCTGCGATGCTTATAATAAGCTTGAAAAACGTGCACCACTTATCGCTGTGCCAACAAGCTATAATCATATGAAAGAGCAGGAACTTATTGATGCGGGCGTTAATGTTGTAATTTATGCCAACCAACTCCTTCGAGCAGCCTACCCTGCAATGATGGATGTGGCAAAAGGTATTCTTAAACACGAACGCTCGTTGGAAGTAAGTAATAAGTGCATGTCGATAAAAGAAATTCTGGAACTTATTCCGGGAACTAAATAGTTGCTGAAGCTACATATTACGCAAGACAAAACTTATGAGTAGTTATAACATCAATTCAAAATGATAAAACCGGAACTTTTTTATAAGTGGCTGACAAACGCTGACATCGATTTTTTTAGTGGTGTCCCCGATTCGCTGCTAAAAGATATTTGTGCGTATATAACTGATCATACTTCTCCGGAAAAGCATATTATCGCTGCTAACGAAGGAAATGCAGTTGCACTTGCTGCCGGGTACCACATGGCATCCGGGAAAATTCCACTGGTTTACATGCAGAATTCCGGTTTAGGCAATATAGTTAATCCACTGCTTTCGCTTACCAATAAACAAGTGTACAATATTCCACTATTAATGATGATTGGATGGAGGGGAGAACCCGGGAAAAAAGACGAACCTCAGCACGTTGCACAAGGCCGTTTAACATTGGATTTACTCGAAACGATGGAAGTTCCTTATCAGATACTCAGCGACGATGCCGATGAGGCAAAAAAGCAGTTTGATTTGGCCATTACACATATTTCCGAAAATAATCAACCTTACGCATTGGTAATCCGCAAAGGACTATTCGAGAGGTATAAATTAAAAGCCACCATCAAGAATAGCTACACGTTAATTCGGGAAGAAGCGATTAAGCAAATAGTGGAAAAACTATCGGGTAACGAGATAATTGTTTCTACAACAGGCAAAACCTCGCGAGAGTTATTTGAAATACGTGAAGCATTAGGTCAGGGACACGATTCAGATTTTCTGACCGTTGGTTGTATGGGTCACGCCAACCAGATTGCCGTTGGAATGGCCATTGCAAAACCCAATCGTAAAGTAATTTGTATTGATGGCGATGGTGCCTTGTTGATGCACATGGGTTCGATGGCGATAAACGGAGCAGTATCTCCCAAAAATTTCATTCATATTGTGATAAACAACGGTTCGCACGAATCGGTTGGTGGCCAACCTACTGTAGCCGACAGTATTGATGTGGTTAAAATTGCGGAGGCCAGTAATTATAAATCAGCTATTTCAGTTTCCTCATCTGAAGCTTTGAATTCAGTACTTACAGAAATTGACGCAATTGAAGGACCTGCCCTTATTGAAATAAAAACAAAAGTTGGATCGCGCGACGATCTTGGTCGTCCAACAGTAAAACCTGTGGATAACAAAAAAGCTTTGATGCAAAACTTTAAATCAAAGTAAACCATGCAGCATGTCATTTATCAGAATAACGAATACGCCGAATTAAAGAAGCTACTTTCAGCACACAAACCTGAGAATATTTGTGTTGTACACACAAAACGTTCGTATAAATATTCAGGGGCTGAAACATTCATAATAAAATTAATTGGCAGCGGTTATTCTACTTTTTCCGATTTTAATCCGAACCCAAAGTACGACGACCTAAAGAAGGGACTAGACCTGATTAACTCGGGAACATTTAAACTTATTATTGCAATTGGTGGAGGAACAGCAATAGATATTGCCAAGATGATGAAAGCGCTGGCATATAAAAACTGCAACCTGGAACGTGTAATAAAAGGAAATGAACAAATAACCGAAACCGGCATTCCTCTGTTAGCCATTCCAACAACAGCGGGAACAGGAGCCGAGGCTACCCAATTTTCGGTAATGTACATCGGGAAAAAGAAATATTCCATTTCATCGGAATATATTTATCCTGAATATGTTTATCTCGATCCCACATTTTCAATGTCGGCACCGCCATATTTGACAGCATGTACAGGGCTGGATGCTTTGTGCCAAGCTGTTGAAGCCCTTTGGTGCGTTAATGCAACAGAAGAATCAAACACTTATGCAGAAGAAGCTATATCGTTAGTGCACAACAACCTACCAGATGCAGTTAATAATAACACAGAAGAAGCAAAAGCCGCCATGCAAACAGCGGCTTACCTTGCGGGTAAAGCCATAAACATAACACGCACAACAGCTCCGCATGCACTTTCATACGCTTTTACCAGCTACTATGGCATTCCGCACGGTCATGCTGTTGCAATGAGCCTGCCTTTTTTTGTTGAGTTTAATTATGCAGTTACCGCTACCGATTGTATGGATAAACGTGGAGCTGATGCAGTGCGCCAACGAATCGAGTTATTTTTTAAAGCATTCAACACGAATAGCGACAATGCGAAAACTGATCTGCAGGAATATTTCTCAAAAATTGGCATTGAAACATCCATATCAAGACTAATCGAGAACTTCGACCGTTCTATCATAATTGATAATGTAAATACACAGCGTTTAGGTAATAATCCGCGAAAAGTAACCAGCGAGACAATCTCTCAATTTATTGCCAGAACCACTTAAACTCAACCTATGATTCTATTATACATCGATCCCGCATCAACAAGTGCTTTGCTCTATATATTTATTGCAATTGGTGCAACGCTTGCTTTCACCCTGAAAGGTTCTTTTTACCGAATCGTAAATTTTGTAAAAGGGAAAGGCTTTAGAAACAATTACGATTTTGAAGGGCATGATATCCTGTTCTATTCGGAAGGGAAACAATATTGGAATGTTTTTTTACCGGTTATTCAGGCATTGGAGAAAAAAAATGTACCATGCGGCTATCTGACATCGGATGAAAATGATCCCGGGTTAGCGTATGAATCGTCGTTAATGAAGGCAAAATACATTGGCAACCTGACCATGACATCGGTTTATTTGAATAAACTGAAGGCCAAATTTGTTGGAATGACCACGCCGCAGTTGGATGTTATGATGATTCGCCGCTCGAAAAACGTTGAACACTACGGACACATTGTTCATGCCCCAATCGACATCTTTTCGTACCGGAAGTTTGCATTCGATTATTTCGACTCGGTATTTTGTTCAGGCTATCATCAGATAGAAGGGATTAAGAAACTGGAAGAAAAACGAGGAACGGATAAAAAACTACTTTTGAAATCGGGGCTCACTTATTACGATGTAATGTTGGAACACAACAAAAAAAATGGGTTTGCAAAGCTCGACAATAAAGTAGTTTTGGTCGCGCCAACCTGGAAAGAATATTCAATATTAAACCGTTTTGGAGTTCGCTTTTTCGAAAATCTGCTGAAAGATACAAGCTTTGACGTTATTCTTCGTCCTCATCCGCAAAGCTATGTGAGTTTTCCGGAGGTGATTGGAGAAATTGAAAAGCACTTTAAAAACGAGCCACGTTTTTCAGTGGATAGAAATCCTCTGGGAAATGCAAGTATGGAAAAATCGAGCGCGATGATAAGTGATCTGTCGGGCGTTATTTGGGATTACGCATTTTTGTATGCAAAACCTGTAATACTGCTTAAAACCGAGGCCGATGCGATGCTTGGTTTCGAAGGAAGCGAGTTGGATTACGAGATGTGGGAAATGCGCGAGCGACCACGTTTAGGCAAAAATTTCGACGAAAACGACATTGATGATATTGGAGCGATTGTAACTGAAACAATTGAAAATCCGAGTGTAAATACCCTGGAAAAATTACGGAATGAATCGGTATACAATTTTGGCAAAGCCGGTGAAACTGTAGCCAATCAGATTATTGACATTGTAAATAACTAATACGGGTCTCGCTAACAAATCCTATTCATTTTATGGATTCAATATTATCGCCATTTATATACATCATCCGCACCATTTACGAAGCCTGTTACAGTTTAACAGGCAACTATGGCGTATCAATATTGCTTTTAAGTTTTGCCGTTTCGCTGTTACTACTTCCCATATTTGTCTATATCGAAAAAGCCAAAAAACGCGACGATGCTATAAAAAGAAGAATGCAGCCTTTGGTAAACGAAATTAAGCAGGTGTACACCGGACAGGAGCGTTATTATTACCTAAAAACACTTAACCGACAGTTTGGGTACAGCCAGTTTAAATCACTCGTTCCGATACTTAGCCTGTTAGTTCAGATACCTTTTTTTATTGCCGCATATCAATACCTCGACAACTTGGAAGCCATTCAAGGTGTTTCATTTGGCCCACTAGCTGATCTTTCAGAACCCGATCATCTGTTTGGATTCGTGAATGTGCTTCCCATATTAATGACGCTTGTAAATTTACTGACAGTCTGGTTCTATACCCGAAACGGCAATACATCGGAGCGAATTCAAATGACTGTTGTTGCCGGGGTTTTTCTTGTTCTGCTTTACAATCTACCATCAGGTTTGGTTCTTTACTGGACAATGAATAATGTGTTTGCCTTTTTGCGCCTGTTCATTACTAACAGAGAAGTGTTTAGTCGAAAAAATGTACCTGATTCAATTGAAGCAAATAAAAAACCAGATCAGAAAGAGTGGTATTATATATTTCGCACAAAACTGAAAAAAGAGCTATCACTTAACTGGCAAAGCTATCTTTCCATTACGATTATTTCATTCATAATCCTGCAACTATTTTATACTACAATTATTAGTGAACAACTTCATGTGGTTAGTAAAATAGTTGGGCGCACAATAGCGGCATTAATTATATCTTTTATAGCAAGTACTTTAAGCATCTACTACTCTGCCATTAAAAATGGAATAGAAAAAACACCTACAGCTGTTATACTGTCAGCACTATTTGTTTCGCTATATCTATACCTGGCATCACTTTTTAATTACAACGGAGTAAATGAAGATTTAGCAATAATGTCCTTAGTGCTATCGGTAATTCTTCAGATTATTTGTGTGATTAAAACAAAGCTATTATCGGAAATAAAGTTTAAGTATTTCTTCCAGTTCATTTTGTTGATCTGCCTAGTTATTCAGGCTTTTCACTTTCTCTCTTTAGAAAATACTCACATACTTGAGTTATTGAATTTTGGAAATAGCAAAACCAACTCAAAAATGCAGGATGTTGCGTTATGGGGCTTGCTGTTTGTCTTTATCATATTGCCATTTACATTCAGAAGCAAGGCCAAAACCAAATTAAATCCGGGCTTCATTTCGTTTTTTCTGAGCGTTCTATTCGTTTCAGGTTTTGTGCTAATCTGGAATCCCTTAGTTACTTTCTCAACTTTCCCTGAAGCTTTTCAGTTTGGAGCAAAATCAATAATAAATAGTGGTTTAATTCTAATGCCTCAAATTATTTTGGGATTGCTATTTCTATACTGGCTTCTTCCCAAAAGTGTTCGTTTCTATTTTTCTGTCATTTCCGTGATGCTGGTGTTTATTAGTGTTATTCATAGCAGTATAATTCCAATAAATGTAGGAACGCTGCAAGGATTAAACTACTCCAGAAGTAGTGAGATTGATACACCATATCTAGAGTATTTGTTAGAGGCATTTGCTAATGTTGGGCTCTTTTTTCTGGTTCGATTACTATTCCGGAAATATAAAATACGCCACCTCAATATACTCCTTATTATTCTGAATCTGATAGTTATTGGTCAGGCGCTTTATGCTATACAATCGAAAGACCTTCATCGTATTAATGAGGGCGACAGAATTGTAAGCCTATCAAAAAACATTGATATTTCAGATCATAATATTACCTTATCGAAAGACAAAGAAAACGTAGTCGTTATAATGCTGGACATGATTGAAGGATGGTATTTTCAGCGTTATCTGGATGAAAATCCTAAAACCAAAACTATTTTTGATGGTTTCACCTATTACCCCAATACCGTTTCATCTACGAATTACACGGGTGGATCTATGCCTGGCCTGATTGGCGGATATGATTTCGCGCCATTAGTTCTTGATGAGGATAAAGAGCACACGCTTAGGGAAAAAATGACAATGGCCGGAGAACAGCTACGCGATAAATCGCAGGAAAATGGATACTTTTATACCTGTAGCGATTTACCTTATTGCAAGATTGACAAAGGTACTTACGACCGTTATATCCCAATTTGGAGCGATAACTGGAGCCCCTTGAAAAAGGTGTTGAACATTGGCCAGAGTCGCAATATTGGAGTTGAAATACTGCGGTATAATGCCTTGTTTTTTAGCTCTCCGTTGTTATTTAAACCTGTAATTTATGACAATGGCTCGTGGCATATGCAACAGAAGGGAATGAATGAACAAAATGACATAACCCGACATTATAATTCGTTGCGTGCATTGCCCTATATCACCGACAACAGAGCGAGCAAAAAAACATTCACATTCATGTCGTACAAAGCAACACATTTCCCGTGGGATATCATCGCCGAGGACGGTTCATTTGTACAAAATGTAGATCCTTATACAAATAATAAGTGGGGATTGGATATTGTTTCCAACTGGCTGAAGGTTCTAAAAGCCATAGATACATATGATAACACGCGTATTATAATTGCCAGTGATCATGGCTTACGCCACGCAAAAGATACAGCTGCGGTAATGATTAATCACCCTTATAAAAACATTAATTACGATAAAGTTCCCTGGGCCGATATGTTGAACTTTTCTTCGTTATTATTGGTAAAAGATTTTTCTTCCACAGGAGAGATAACAACAGATTCAACATTAATGAGTACGCTTGATGTCCAGAATATTTCGTTTAACGGTAATTCGCCATTAATGATTGATTCTATTGACAACAGAACGCTTGATGCTGTAAAAGTATCCTGGGAAATAAAAATGAATGAGAATAAAGTCTATCCAATTTTACGCCAGTATGAGATAAATCAAAACATCTTTGATATTAATAATTGGACGCGAATAAAATAACCAATTATGGATAAACTATTAGCACCGTTTATATACCTTATCCGTAAGATCTTTGAAATCAGTTATAGCCTAACAGATAACTACGGCGTATCTATACTTCTGTTAAGTTTTGTGATTTCGCTGTTGTTGCTTCCCATTTTTATTTATATCGAAAAAGCCAAAAAACGCGACGATGCTATAAAAAGAAGAATGCAGCCTTTGGTTGACGAAATTAAACAAGTGTATACTGGGCAGCAGCGCTATTATTACCTTAAAACACTTAACCGACAGTTTGGATACAGCCAGTTTAAAGCCCTTGTTCCGATACTTAGTCTTTTGGTACAGATCCCATTTTTTATAGCCGCTTATCAGTACCTCGACAATCTGGAAGCTATACAACGCGTTTCGTTTGGTCCATTAGCTGATCTATCAGAACCCGATCATTTGTTTGGGATAGTGAATGTGCTCCCGATAATCATGACGGTTGTGAATTTACTGACAGCCTGGTTTTACACACGCAACGGCAATACATCGGAGCGCAAACAAATGATTGTTATTGCCGGGGTTTTTCTTGTTCTGCTTTTCAATCTGCCATCAGGTCTGGTTCTATACTGGACAATGAATAATGTATTTGCATTTTTACGCCTGTTTGTTACCAATAGAGAAGTTTTTAAAGGAAGATATAACTTCACTTTTGAAATAAAAACTACACTCCTTTCATCTTATTTATTTTTAGTTTCGGTGATGTTTATCGCTCAAATTAACTGGGCGATGGAACATGGCTTTGCAAGTTTACCTCTTCGGTTGTTTTTAGGTGCTTTTGGGTGTTTAATTTTGGTGTCACTTGCAGCGCCTATCTGGAAAAATTACAGAGCTAAATTTATTTATGTTTTCAATCAGAATAAGCGCAATTATATGCATTGTCTTCATGCCTCATTGCCCTTAAGTGTATTTGTAAACCTTATTCTTTATACTGTTTTTGAAAACAATGATTTTCTGAACAATACACTTCTTTTTATTGGCGCTTGTGTGCTACTCATCGTGCTTTTTCAATTGTTAATACTACCTGCCCGCACCATTAATAAAACCTTGCAACATAGCCATATTCCAAATCATTTACCATTGGTATTTTTTATTGCCGGGATATATTTCTATGTGTCGCACAAATATTACCCAGGCGAAGGTTACTCTCATCTCCTGAGTGCTTCATTAATCACAATAGTAGTATCTCAATTGCTATACTCGATATTCGTGTATAATCGAAAACCGGCCATAAAATGGGTAGCATATGTTATACGATTTATAATTCTTGTTTTAACCACAATTCAACTGTTATATGTTGCGCAGTTTGTAGCCGACACTCCGCTAAAGCTGGGATTATTTGGTCTGCGTATTAATATTTTGGGCGACAACACAGCCGAAGGAATAGTAAAACCTGGCTTAATTATTTTGGGGTTGATGCTGTTACGGACAATGTCCGATTTTAAAATATCTCCAAAAGCGAAATGGGTATCAGATATGATACTTGCAGCTCTGACTGTTACCTTCACAACAGCACTCATTTTCTTTTGGCATCCTTTGATGGTTTACGCCTCATTGCCCAGCGAATTCGATTTTAATGCTGTAGATATTTTCACCAAAAATCTTCATTTCGTTTTAATGATCTCGGGATTACTTTGTGCGTTCTTTTTTATTGTACCTCGTAGCTATAAACCATTTGTATTAATCGTATTTTTGACAACTTCAATCCTGAGTTTCATTAACAGTATTGTTATTCCTTTAGATTTAGGTTCGCTTCAAATTGACAAGTTTTCGAAAGCACAGAATCTTGCAGCGCCCTTTTCAAAATATCTGTTAGAGCTAGGAATAATATTAGCCCTTGGTTTTTTATTTACCCAAATTCTGAAAAAACGGTACAACAACTATCTGATATGGGCTATTTTTAGCTTACATCTATTGGTTGCAGGCCAGGCATTATTTGCCGTTCATCAATCAAAATCTGATTCCGGAAACGATAACATGGATTTGTCGCAGAATAAAATAATGTTCTCGAAGTCAGAAGAGAATATACTTTTTATTTTAGCTGATGGAATTCAAGGAAAGTTTATCGAACAGATGATGAGGGAGAACAATGATTTACGCGAATCATATACGGGTTTTACGTGGTATTCCAATAGTGTTTCTGTTTCTAATTACACCCACACTTCGGTGCCTGTAATTATGTCCGGAACCCGGTTTTATGCCGATTCGTTAAATGCCGATTCCAAACATGATATTCGGTATAAAATAACCGATGCGGCCGATTCGTTCATTAATAAAGTTCATGCAAATGGATACTCAATGACAAGTACTCACATGCATTATTCCCGGGCAAATTACAATGCAATAGAAAACTTTATACCCGAATATGGTAGTAAAATTGATGAATTGGCTCTAAAAAATAATTTCAAACTAAAAACATTTGAAGTTTGGTATAACCGACTTTGGGAAAATGCCTTACTGTTCAGTTCTCCATTGTTTATGAAATCCGCCTTATATAACGATGCAGAGTGGATTATTCAGACTGACGAGATCTCACAAGATCTGGATAAATACAATTATTTGAAGTTGCTGGTCAATCTTTCTGATGCCTCATCTAAGGAGCCAAGCTTTATTTACCTTCACAATCATTCAGGCCATAATCCGTGGTATATTTTAAACGATGATGCTACATTTGAAGTCGATGTTCATCCGTACGACAACAATCTGTGGGTAATGCAAGAGTATGCGCGACTGTTTAACTGGATGAGAGAAGAAAATGTTTTTGATAACACAAAAATTATTGTGGTGTCGGATCATGGTATTTCATGGGGGCATCACGATGGTGAGATATCGTTACCAATGCCTAAAAACTGGGATGAAAATGTTGCAAAATCACTCGATTTAAACTTAAAAAAATATTGGCGGCTTAATGCCTTGCTTATGGTAAAAGACTTCAATGCAAAAACAGATTTTACAGAAGACAACATGCTAATGACCAATGCCGACGCTTCGTACATAGCCTTCAACAATGATTATATTGATTCGTTGAAAGCAATGGATCAACGTACAGTAACATCCTTCCATGTTGATTGGCAAGGATCATTTGCAAAATATAAGAAACATCCGATTAGAAATACATATCATATTAAAGACAATATTTTTGATTTAAATAATTGGACCAGAACAAAATAACCACATATGGATAAAATATTCTCACCATTTATTTTTTTAGTCCGTACCATTTTCGAAGTCGGTTATAACCTGACTGGCAGTTATGGAGTAGCAATACTACTTTTAAGCTTTGCTATTTCGTTGTTGTTGCTTCCCATATTTATCTATATCGAAAAGGCCAAAAAAAGCGATGATGCTGTTAAGAAAAGAATGCAGCCTTTGATTGATGAAATTAAGCAGGTGTATACCGGGCAGGAACGATACTATTACCTAAAAACACTAAACCGACAATTTGGATACAGCCACTTTAAAGCACTCGTTCCGATACTTAGCCTGCTGGTGCAGATACCATTTTTTATTGCTGCATATCAATACCTCGATAATCTGGAAGCCATAGAAGGTGTTTCATTTGGTCCTTTAGATGATCTCTCAAAACCTGATCACCTTTTTGGAATTGTAAACGTACTCCCTATTTTAATGACGGTTGTAAATTTACTGACAGCATGGTTTTACACCCGCCATGGAAATACGTCTGAACGCAAACAAATGGTGGTTATTGCCGGGGTATTTCTTGTTCTGCTTTTCAATCTACCATCGGGGTTGGTACTTTACTGGACAATGAACAACGTGTTTGCATTTTTGCGCCTGTTTATTACTAATAGGGAAGTATTTAAACAGTCCGACAAGGCCGTTACAAGTATGTCCTCATCGACTCTACTCCCGGCAGTCTTTTTTGTTTTAACATTTCTAACCGTGATCGGTCAAATTAACTGGGCTTTAAGTCGTAGTTTAGAGCCGCTGCCTGCGCGCATCCTTGCATCTTTGTTTGGTTCAATGCTTTTAACCAGCTTAATTGGTTTACTTTTCAGATCGTTTCGAATAACTGTAAGGGAAGATATTCGAAAGAATAAAAAACAATATTTCCAGACAACTCAATGGTCGGTTATAGTTGCGCTACTTGCGGTTGTTTATTGGTCAATTACACACCGCTTTGATCATTTTATTGGTCTGGCCCTTCAACTGTCAGGGGCAGCAATTCTTATTGTATGGTGGTGCATTTTGATAAAAACACCGGTACAAAAAGCGACACATAAAATTCAAACGCTCGACATTGATCACAGATACATTTATATAGCGTTTGCCGCTGTTATCTATTTTTATCTTTCCGGCAAATATTATTATCACGGAGTAAATAATGAACTACTTGTTTTATCTGGCATTGTGCTCATTCCGTTACAAATACTTTTGGCAATCAGGTTTTTTAGCACTAAATACCGAGGCTCATTATTATGGAGTCTGTCGCTTATTATATCAAGTATTTTAATGCTTATTCAAATCGAAATATTTTTGGTTACCATGCGCAACAGCTTTGTGCTTTTCAGTTGGTTATCGCTACCGGAAAGTATTAAAGAACAGTGCAACTTTGCCTCCATTATCTTCGCTGGAATTTTGTCCTCCGTTTTGCCATTTTATTTCGCTATAAAAAGGAAGCCGGAACAAAAAAATGACTTCAGCAGAAAATGGATCATTGCATTTGCGTTGGTAACATTCTATTTAGTAACACTGGTATTTTGGTGGAAACCTATGATGGTTTATGCATCTTTTCCGTACAACTTCAACTTTGTGGCTACCGACATTATTGAAAACAATTTTAGCATTGCGGCATACTCTTTTCTTTTTGCACTGATTCTGTTTTTGGTTGCTCCCAATAAACTGCGAAAAGGGCTCACAAAGCTGATGCTGGGTTTATCGATATTGTTTTATGTGAATACATTTCTTGTGCCTGTAAATGTAGGAACGCTGCAAGACGCCATGTTTTCGGAAGAAAACAAACTCGCATTTAATTTGTGGTTTTACGTATTGGAATTTGCGTTTATTATCGCAGCGATGACATTCGTTTCGTTCCTGATAAAAAAGAACTACCATAAATATGTATCGATAGCTTTTATAGCTTTTATCATTTTAACAATTGGGCAGAGTAGCTACGTTGCTGGCACCAAAGGCAATCTTTTTGTTGAGAAAAAGGGAGATAAAAACGGAGTAGCTGTT
It includes:
- the yidC gene encoding membrane protein insertase YidC, whose protein sequence is MDSILSPFIYIIRTIYEACYSLTGNYGVSILLLSFAVSLLLLPIFVYIEKAKKRDDAIKRRMQPLVNEIKQVYTGQERYYYLKTLNRQFGYSQFKSLVPILSLLVQIPFFIAAYQYLDNLEAIQGVSFGPLADLSEPDHLFGFVNVLPILMTLVNLLTVWFYTRNGNTSERIQMTVVAGVFLVLLYNLPSGLVLYWTMNNVFAFLRLFITNREVFSRKNVPDSIEANKKPDQKEWYYIFRTKLKKELSLNWQSYLSITIISFIILQLFYTTIISEQLHVVSKIVGRTIAALIISFIASTLSIYYSAIKNGIEKTPTAVILSALFVSLYLYLASLFNYNGVNEDLAIMSLVLSVILQIICVIKTKLLSEIKFKYFFQFILLICLVIQAFHFLSLENTHILELLNFGNSKTNSKMQDVALWGLLFVFIILPFTFRSKAKTKLNPGFISFFLSVLFVSGFVLIWNPLVTFSTFPEAFQFGAKSIINSGLILMPQIILGLLFLYWLLPKSVRFYFSVISVMLVFISVIHSSIIPINVGTLQGLNYSRSSEIDTPYLEYLLEAFANVGLFFLVRLLFRKYKIRHLNILLIILNLIVIGQALYAIQSKDLHRINEGDRIVSLSKNIDISDHNITLSKDKENVVVIMLDMIEGWYFQRYLDENPKTKTIFDGFTYYPNTVSSTNYTGGSMPGLIGGYDFAPLVLDEDKEHTLREKMTMAGEQLRDKSQENGYFYTCSDLPYCKIDKGTYDRYIPIWSDNWSPLKKVLNIGQSRNIGVEILRYNALFFSSPLLFKPVIYDNGSWHMQQKGMNEQNDITRHYNSLRALPYITDNRASKKTFTFMSYKATHFPWDIIAEDGSFVQNVDPYTNNKWGLDIVSNWLKVLKAIDTYDNTRIIIASDHGLRHAKDTAAVMINHPYKNINYDKVPWADMLNFSSLLLVKDFSSTGEITTDSTLMSTLDVQNISFNGNSPLMIDSIDNRTLDAVKVSWEIKMNENKVYPILRQYEINQNIFDINNWTRIK
- the yidC gene encoding membrane protein insertase YidC, with product MDKLLAPFIYLIRKIFEISYSLTDNYGVSILLLSFVISLLLLPIFIYIEKAKKRDDAIKRRMQPLVDEIKQVYTGQQRYYYLKTLNRQFGYSQFKALVPILSLLVQIPFFIAAYQYLDNLEAIQRVSFGPLADLSEPDHLFGIVNVLPIIMTVVNLLTAWFYTRNGNTSERKQMIVIAGVFLVLLFNLPSGLVLYWTMNNVFAFLRLFVTNREVFKGRYNFTFEIKTTLLSSYLFLVSVMFIAQINWAMEHGFASLPLRLFLGAFGCLILVSLAAPIWKNYRAKFIYVFNQNKRNYMHCLHASLPLSVFVNLILYTVFENNDFLNNTLLFIGACVLLIVLFQLLILPARTINKTLQHSHIPNHLPLVFFIAGIYFYVSHKYYPGEGYSHLLSASLITIVVSQLLYSIFVYNRKPAIKWVAYVIRFIILVLTTIQLLYVAQFVADTPLKLGLFGLRINILGDNTAEGIVKPGLIILGLMLLRTMSDFKISPKAKWVSDMILAALTVTFTTALIFFWHPLMVYASLPSEFDFNAVDIFTKNLHFVLMISGLLCAFFFIVPRSYKPFVLIVFLTTSILSFINSIVIPLDLGSLQIDKFSKAQNLAAPFSKYLLELGIILALGFLFTQILKKRYNNYLIWAIFSLHLLVAGQALFAVHQSKSDSGNDNMDLSQNKIMFSKSEENILFILADGIQGKFIEQMMRENNDLRESYTGFTWYSNSVSVSNYTHTSVPVIMSGTRFYADSLNADSKHDIRYKITDAADSFINKVHANGYSMTSTHMHYSRANYNAIENFIPEYGSKIDELALKNNFKLKTFEVWYNRLWENALLFSSPLFMKSALYNDAEWIIQTDEISQDLDKYNYLKLLVNLSDASSKEPSFIYLHNHSGHNPWYILNDDATFEVDVHPYDNNLWVMQEYARLFNWMREENVFDNTKIIVVSDHGISWGHHDGEISLPMPKNWDENVAKSLDLNLKKYWRLNALLMVKDFNAKTDFTEDNMLMTNADASYIAFNNDYIDSLKAMDQRTVTSFHVDWQGSFAKYKKHPIRNTYHIKDNIFDLNNWTRTK
- the yidC gene encoding membrane protein insertase YidC, with the protein product MDKIFSPFIFLVRTIFEVGYNLTGSYGVAILLLSFAISLLLLPIFIYIEKAKKSDDAVKKRMQPLIDEIKQVYTGQERYYYLKTLNRQFGYSHFKALVPILSLLVQIPFFIAAYQYLDNLEAIEGVSFGPLDDLSKPDHLFGIVNVLPILMTVVNLLTAWFYTRHGNTSERKQMVVIAGVFLVLLFNLPSGLVLYWTMNNVFAFLRLFITNREVFKQSDKAVTSMSSSTLLPAVFFVLTFLTVIGQINWALSRSLEPLPARILASLFGSMLLTSLIGLLFRSFRITVREDIRKNKKQYFQTTQWSVIVALLAVVYWSITHRFDHFIGLALQLSGAAILIVWWCILIKTPVQKATHKIQTLDIDHRYIYIAFAAVIYFYLSGKYYYHGVNNELLVLSGIVLIPLQILLAIRFFSTKYRGSLLWSLSLIISSILMLIQIEIFLVTMRNSFVLFSWLSLPESIKEQCNFASIIFAGILSSVLPFYFAIKRKPEQKNDFSRKWIIAFALVTFYLVTLVFWWKPMMVYASFPYNFNFVATDIIENNFSIAAYSFLFALILFLVAPNKLRKGLTKLMLGLSILFYVNTFLVPVNVGTLQDAMFSEENKLAFNLWFYVLEFAFIIAAMTFVSFLIKKNYHKYVSIAFIAFIILTIGQSSYVAGTKGNLFVEKKGDKNGVAVEKVIPFSQTKENILFFIPDGLQGWYMKDLLEEHPEYKEIFKGFKWYPNTVSTSNFTYASMPAMMCGDDFNIANMNAMDEESILKKYRLATETFYDRIKENDYYFSSGKMGYSSVDYDRFDNFIPWWDPSWDKVLKLGSSVEIWYTRFWENSLFYGAPLCLKPIIYNERDWLVQFNESYQKNNETIPHYFVQILPNISVNTSTDKNFIFFHTSYTHAPWNVVENGQITKNISPYRNQVKFFKDFSKWMKWLQENNVYDNTKIVIASDHGPEWYHYDGKADVDVPLENYNYDKFRKDLFLRLNCLMLVKDFNAEGPLQEDWRTMSNADVPSILFNDNDPTQGEEQVGREIYTFLTWWHQDLKTRSKYNIRQSFKVKGNIYDYDNWEQMEANEQEKTDE